Within Oreochromis aureus strain Israel breed Guangdong linkage group 19, ZZ_aureus, whole genome shotgun sequence, the genomic segment acccacacatGAGCAGAGATGTAGCAGTGGTAAAGTTTTTGAGTGTAAAGCTCTTAATAAAGTACAACTTAATGAGTAATTGCTAAACTTAAGCTTGTATTATTGTGTCTTTACTTTTTTAATGCATCAAAAttatgaaatttaaatgaaTCTTAATCATTAACAGAAGATAACTCTCTTACACACGGTGTGCTCAAATCTTTTGGCATTTTAAAACCAGACACAGAGGcctacaaaataaactatttaagAAGAAGAGACTTTGTTTTTGACCAACCTGCTCTTCCAAGTTATTGATCACAAGCAAGTCACCGCCCTGATTAATGCAGTATTGTCTGCTCTCCGTCCAGTTCTTTCTGGAGTTTATTTCATGGTGAGAAAAATAATAACAGGATGTTTTAAGAAGGAGCCATCCTGTTGGGCATCTGCCGCAGGTTTCCTCTGTTCCAAGAGAGATCGAACAACCATTTACTATCTTATAGTAAGCTGTGCAGATTCACAGCATGCTGCATGTTCACAAAGACAGGTTGGACGTTGAACTTACCTAACAGAGTTTTATTTGTCTGGAGATTTGATTTCGCTGCATTTAGTGTCTCAATTTGTCGCTGAAGCAAATCATTTTCGACCTTCATCTGCTTCACCTGGAGCTTCAGTTGCACGTGGTTGGCGCGCTCTTTCACCAGTTTTGCCTGGGCCTCCAGCCTCTCTTTGATGATACCACTGTGGTTGCGGAGATGGTTCATTTCAATCAACAAgggtgaaacagctgaatctgAAACCTGAAAGTCTTTGGCTTTGACACCTGAAAGATAAGAAATGAGAAAGCAAAAGAGGGTAAATATAAAAGATTGCTCTAATCACAGTGATGTCAGCCATTGGTTTGTGGTCTTCAGTTTTCCAGATGCCATGTTGGCTCcacatgtttgttttaaagtagATTTGTTAGCGTATTGCATCTATGGACAGTATGAGTGCATGTCACAGATACAGATACCAGCTAATATATACGAATAACTATACAAAGAGCTACATTCACTGAAAGGTCCAGTGACTGGAATTGAGCTCAGGTTGTTGACTATTGCTGAGTGAAAAACCTTGTCAGCAGGTTGCTTTGAAGACACTATTGTACGCACAAACAGTAACCATTTACTCTTCTAGGTGCAGTGtgccaaaatgcagaaacagATGACATttgctttcaaagtaaaagttgtgtggCAACTAACACATTTCTCCAGGCAGAAGTTTTGATTTTCACAGTTTACTACTGCTCGGTAAGTAGTTAGTGagagtttgcagacaagttaGCATTTTCCATGCAAACTGCTAGCAAAACCTGCAACCATCTAAAGCAACTGCAAAGCAACACATACTTGTTTCATGATAGTAAAAATTATACTTCAGATTAAGGAGTTTCCTGTTGACTCTCATACTTACAGTAGATCCCAATGACAACAGCAGCTATCAGCAGAACAGCATTCAGCAGGCTCAGACTCAGTATAACCAGTCGGTGGTGTGGAAACGCAGGTCTGCTTCCATCTGCAAACAGACCTTGAAAATGTTCCTCTCAGTTAAAAATCCTAATGAAATATTTTGTcttcagtaaataaaataaataaaatatatttataatgggGACTTTCCTAATAGGTGACAGAGCAATCTGCTATGTGGTTTAGTTTTAAACAATGTAACATACACTTATTACAAATGTTTTACATGTATCTGAAACCAAAATGAGTAAACGAGTGAAAGTTCCACAAGGTCAGATTTCACAAGGAGGGAGTAAAGTGGTGGtataaaaaaagcagaaaagaaaCTGCTCTGAACTTGATTGTAAAGTGAGCTGTACCTTGTCGAAATCTTTGACGGTGAGAGACTGAATGCCCATCTGTGCTGAAATCTTGAGAAATCTTTTCAAATGGCATCTTCTCCTCGGGCACTGACGGTAATTGTGAGTTCTTGACTGGTGCAGGTAGTGCTTATTGATCTGTTTGTCTCGCCTGGTTGTACCAGCGATaaggtgtgtgtgcgtttgaACCCTGGTCTGCATGTTGATGTAATACCTTTGTGTGTGGATTTTACAAGAATGAGATAATATCGCTCTAACATTTGAAAAACATTAGCATACTGTGTAATAATACTGTGGCTGATGCTGCACATGTAAACTTGTTTTCAGACTGCTgggtaattacatttttgttcaAAATCTTCCTAGATTATTAAATATacaattaattaaaattttgctaatattcttttgttcttttgaggAAGCACATTTATAATATTATATGTCGCATTTATGGACATCAGCTAGTTAGCCTAGCTTATCACGAAAACAGGAAACACCCAGCCTAGCTTTCAGTGACTGAACAAAATCCACTTAATGCTCAGCATTAACATGCTCTATCTCATTcataaatgattcattaacCAGTCAGTTTCTTACAATCCCaataatgctgtgaggaacattTGGGAGGAACATCTGGTTATCAGTCAATCCAAAATACTACATGATTCCTACATACTTTCTACAGCTAGAAATAATGACTAACATATAATGAATGGCTTTGCTGTAATGTCCTTGGGTTTTTTATCTTGCTCTGTAAATCCTCTCATTTCCCTCTAGACAGACGCTGCTAAGCATTCAGATAATAAAACTTAGAAACAAAGCAATTTGTTTCAAAGTGCAGATTTTATAAAGCACTCATAAATCATTTTAACAATAGACAAACTGTTTAAAACACTGGAGATTTAATTGTAAGCAGATATAAGCGTTATGTTGTATTATGTATGTAGGATGCATAACTGGAGCTGGAGTACAAGCAGACGATATGGTAAaacagtgtgtttatgtgtgtagaGTGTAGTTTTAGTCCTCTtttctttgttcatttttttcttaaagaacaTTATTCACCCCTTAATTATACCCTGACACAAGGAATGCCCATGGCACTGATCATTTTAGCAGCAATAGAGTGAAACAATGAACAGACTGACTGTAAATTAGCcataaaccatttaaaaaataaaaaatcctcaCTCTCATATATAACACAGTCCAGTCGAAGTCTGTATAACTGTGAGATGCTGTTTTGTACTTTGGATATGTGAGTTACAAAATGTGAGGAACATCTGGATAATGAATCATTCCAAGATATTTTCTACAGCTCGAAATACTGAgtgaaatatgaaaaatgttttcCTCTTGTTCTGTAAATCCCCATCTTCACCTTTGCCCAGGGGCATTAAGATCAAACCACAGCCAATTAAATCTTAAAACAAAGACGTAACTCTCGGCTGTGGAGCTTCAGCAGTGCCTCACAGCACAGAAAGTAGAAATAGTCCACTCAACACTGCTAACACACTGATTACACTTTACACACATAATTATGTTAACTGCATTAAAATTAAAGTTGGGCAGATAATAAGAGCATGTTTCTTGTGAACCAAACTCTCATTTTATTTAGCTTTCTATTTTCCTGGTGGCTCAGGATGCTTTAACAGTAAATAAGGGAAATAGACACCATAGTGTTCTGTGATGGTAATAAAGTCTACTTACCAGTGCAACTAATTAACTCAATCATATCTCATTTATAAATGATCCATTAATCCAGTCCAGATGAAGTCCATATAATCCCAATAACATTATGacattttgttacacttttgtatttttgtgagTTACAAAATGTGAAGTCCAGCTTATTATCAATCATTCCAAGATGTCTTCTACAGCTAGTAATACAAAGTATTTGTCAAAATATATTACTGGAGCTGGGGTAtaaaaaaacacagtaaaaaatTATGTTAATGTCAAACACTTTGTCCTGTAGATGAACTGGGTTTAACTGTGTAATACAATATCTGTCAGGGTTGGTTGAAAGagaacccaaatgcaggacttctGAATGAAGAtggtgcgtttatttacagtgaagagaGCAGAAAGCAGtgccacagtgtgtgtgttctttgtgCGCCTGTGCGGTGATTCTCCTCTATAGTCTGTGGTGAGTGTTTGTCCTCCTCGGTGTCCTCCACGTGTTTCCGCAAACCTCCTGGAAACAAGAGACGCAACAGTGAGTGCATTCCCATCCACCGGCCAACAAATACGCCTTCACCATTCAAACAGGAGAATAACTGAGAACGCAGTAACACAAGAATGAGCACTAACCGTGGTCCTAGTTTAACAATCCCACGCCAAATACCGCTCCACTGCTCTCTTATGCAGGGCTCCTTGATTATTCAGATCGGCAACAGGTGAGAGATTAATCCCAGGTGCGACTGGCTCAAAGACGGGAGACTCTCCAGGCCTGGTATGGCAGCAAAACTAACacaccacagcacacacactcaaatgCGTACACAGGAAGACGAGGGACCAGGGGCATATCACATCAGCAAACAACCATAAACGATCCACAAAGACAAATAGAACTCATAATATTcattaaaccccaaaataacaCCCGATACTATAGACAATATTATTCTCCACTAAGTAATATCATTTTATGTGAGATGAAGTTCACACAGGTTTTATTCATAGAATAAAAATTGTTTATTTGATATATGAATACAAAACCCCTCCAAATTATGGtgtaacacatttacatttcttctaataccagtttttaaagactacatatttaatactttttcagtttttatggccaaaaaacgataacaaaaagTTAATACTTCCAGTTTTTTGTGTCTAACAGCATCCTTCACGTTTTCTACTGCAGTATTGTACAAGGCAGTGCAAGGCATCACAGCACCCAGTCAGTTTTTTCAAAGTTACCTAACCCCTATTACCTATCATAAGCCATGGCAGTAATATGAAAACattattttctatttaaatatttatttaactacCAGCTTAAAAAAGGAGCACAACAGACAACCAGCACATTAAAAGGTTTTATCCCCCTGGAAACTCTTAGAATTGTCCTTGTAGGGTTGCCATTGAATAAGGCAGTAATTACACTACTGCCCTTGCTGCAGAAGGGCAATTGTATGTTTTGCAAATCTGCCTTTTGAGTCAGGTGAAATATGCAAAATGTAATAGACTGTAGTTAGCTGTGCCCAGTTAGGCCTGTTTGTATTGCTGCGTTAAAATGTTGTGCGTAATGGTGTCTCAGCTGTGTGGAACAGTTAACCGTTTCTTCTTGTCTGCTGTGTGCAGCAGCAGTCTGGTAGTTTCGAATATTACAAgacaaataacaacaaaaaaagcctgTATTtataatggtaaatggactggttcttatctAGTgctttctactctacctgagcactcaaagtgctttaaacagCATGCCTCATTCTAgagaaaaatactaaattttgctctacaagggcctgatatccactcacgaggacattatactgccactgttctatcgaaatttaaaacgaatgtcctcatatgtagaaaaacaaaaaatcaaagaCAAAGAGTTCGCATCTTAGGAGGTTAATAATATAAATTTCAAAAACCCCTCTCCATTcccacatcaaacacataataCATCCACTTTGATAGTTTGCTGCTTGCAAGTGGTGAGAACTTGCAGAAAGTGGGAACTGAAGGCAATAAAAGAAATGGAGTAAACAACACCTTTGACTTATCATAAAGCATTTGAATGTTCCTGCTTTGCATCCTGTTGAAAAGTAATTCGACTTTTCAACAGGGACAATTTACTAGTAAAATGTCTTAGTAAAATCAGTAATTCCCAGACTTGACAAAGAAATGTCATCATCAGACTAAGTTTCAGAGCTTCCCTCCTAACGCATGCAAGGTAAGTTCTGCTGCTGTAAGTTAGGTAGAGTTAAGTAAAGCGTATGAATGACAGGAAAGGGTCACTTCACTTACTAAGATTGTTGCTGtttaacagaaacactgaggGGATTTAACAATGCTAAAACAGTACATTAAGAACATTTTAACCTGCTGAGACAGTATCATTCCCCAAGAATGGCTGTTTAGTTATTTGCtggcattgttttcttttactcagAGTGAATAGAGTTTAAATGATTTACATCATACATATTAAAGATAGAAAGAATCACATCAAAGAATtcctcaaattaaaaaaaatattttactgctttatttaaatgaaaatacaatttCTGAACTAAGAAACTGCATGAATGCAGGTTTATAATCAGCTTTTCTCATCATATGTATATATGAGTAAAACTACATAGTGAATAAAGCAGAGCTTCACTACAGATTTCTTTCAATTTCTTTCCTGTCTGTGGATGCTTTTCTTGTTCTAGTGTCATCCTCCTGTGGAAAACACGATGACCAAGATGTGCATTTTCATTCAACTGCTCCTCTTCCTTTCTCCTGTTTGTGGGCAATTGAAAGTTGCATATGACTCCCCTTCTGTCATAATGACATGCAGAGATGCACAGGCATACTGCAGGCACAACTACACTGACCTGGCCACTGtcagaaacaaacaagaaaatgaacattttattgacTACGGCTGGATCGGATTATACCGAGAAGATGCAGCAAG encodes:
- the LOC116335844 gene encoding CD209 antigen-like protein E encodes the protein MPFEKISQDFSTDGHSVSHRQRFRQGLFADGSRPAFPHHRLVILSLSLLNAVLLIAAVVIGIYCVKAKDFQVSDSAVSPLLIEMNHLRNHSGIIKERLEAQAKLVKERANHVQLKLQVKQMKVENDLLQRQIETLNAAKSNLQTNKTLLEETCGRCPTGWLLLKTSCYYFSHHEINSRKNWTESRQYCINQGGDLLVINNLEEQLLITDNFQKVSSSGIWWQNGYWIGLTDVVTEGTWVWVNNVTEVDSMYWRSGQPDSSGEEKKNCAAFLFFTDNVKTFYNVECSSKQLNWICEMEPKQTTRGSQ